The following proteins are encoded in a genomic region of Palaemon carinicauda isolate YSFRI2023 chromosome 19, ASM3689809v2, whole genome shotgun sequence:
- the LOC137658093 gene encoding uncharacterized protein isoform X2 — protein sequence MAQALLIVLVIVNFHSSFSLPEFINQGPLHVEHDSVSETDDHLDWKSVGEVVKVGDPVLLKDSLTDDDDGTSNEDSDNDESKANLSEGPTDLSDPIGISDDACAEVLNVINAAPLGLRQNLLNMNLDLPKARRGCFKSRNTECRTTENSLCNGPLYVIYEGYRFCCPTLKQPILERSGNHFRCSC from the exons ATGGCTCAAGCGTTGCTGATCGTCCTGGTGATTGTAAATTTCCACTCGAGCTTTTCTCTCCCCGAATTCATAAACCAAGGACCTCTGCATGTGGAACATGACAGCGTCTCTGAAACCGATGATCATTTAGACTGGAAATCCGTTGGAGAGGTTGTCAAG GTTGGAGATCCAGTGCTATTAAAGGACAGCTTGACAGATGATGACGACGGTACTTCAAATGAAGATTCCGATAATGACGAGAGTAAAGCTAATCTGTCTGAGGGACCAACAGACTTGTCTGACCCCATTGGGATTTCAGACGATGCATGCGCCGAAGTATTAAATGTCATTAATGCAGCACCTTTAGGTCTAAGACAAAACTTACTGAACATGAACTTGGATCTTCCAAAGGCACGCCGTGGATGCTTCAAATCGAG GAATACGGAATGCAGGACTACAGAAAACTCTCTATGCAACGGGCCATTATATGTTATTTACGAAGGATACCGGTTTTGCTGCCCGACCTTGAAACAACCAATTCTTGAGAGGTCTGGAAATCATTTTAGATGTAGTTGTTAA
- the LOC137658092 gene encoding uncharacterized protein — translation MGWFSYQYTKMVTFLLIILAGMALAQTTESSDADYTEWEIVGDYIDEPQNGTAEPMDDQHDFIDADDPQVLSDEMCLGMLKKLGDLPQMPLSEDAMNDETLDQPQRTYGSGAYRHGYRPQGYGYANRYRPYYNGPYGSYGRCIRTTVYRGHHGGYSGNYGSLCYGRRRVIYGPYVYCCQGNYFRPFVSRRGRYVRCRCY, via the exons ATGGGTTGGTTTTCTTATCAATATACGAAG aTGGTTACTTTTCTTCTGATAATACTTGCTGGTATGGCTCTCGCTCAAACTACTGAGAGTTCTGACGCAGACTACACAGAATGGGAAATAGTTGGAGATTATATTGAT GAGCCTCAAAACGGAACTGCCGAACCCATGGATGATCAGCATGACTTCATAGATGCTGATGACCCCCAAGTCCTATCTGATGAAATGTGTTTAGGAATGTTGAAGAAACTAGGTGACTTGCCACAGATGCCTCTTTCTGAAGATGCCATGAACGATGAGACACTTGACCAGCCTCAGAGGACTTACGGCTCTGGCGCCTACAGACATGGCTACAGGCCCCAAGGATATGGTTATGCCAATCGCTACAGACCTTATTACAATGGCCCCTATGGGTCGTATGGCAGATGTATCAGAACTAC GGTATACCGTGGTCATCATGGAGGATACAGTGGTAATTACGGATCCTTGTGCTATGGTCGCCGCCGTGTCATTTATGGTCCTTACGTATACTGCTGCCAAGGAAACTACTTCCGTCCTTTCGTGTCCAGGAGAGGACGTTATGTCAGATGTCGCTGCTATTAG
- the LOC137658706 gene encoding uncharacterized protein produces MCSKFNLTFAMIIVLLFTVFLWRQGLAKSVIDPVPESSVLEQENVTDVYGYTEWELVGEEIEELQNSTFNGTINQATNGTFDNATDFENLEDVSSPPILSDEMCPHLLGILNVMPESLRNAFQGMRLGKAPVSDSCFKSRIQKCNDIPLGRTVCTRWYVVYGDFRYCCPLEDRLPVLETAENKIRCRCDTP; encoded by the exons atgtgctcgaaatttaaccttacctttgcG ATGATCATTGTACTACTCTTTACTGTCTTTCTCTGGAGACAAGGCTTGGCCAAGTCTGTGATTGATCCAGTGCCCGAAAGTTCAGTCCTTGAACAGGAGAACGTGACAGACGTGTATGGCTATACGGAATGGGAACTCGTTGGAGAGGAGATAGAG GAACTGCAGAATAGTACTTTCAATGGAACTATAAATCAAGCAACCAATGGAACTTTTGACAATGCTACAGATTTTGAAAACCTGGAGGACGTATCCTCGCCTCCTATTCTCTCAGATGAAATGTGTCCTCATCTCCTAGGGATCCTGAACGTGATGCCAGAATCACTAAGAAATGCCTTCCAGGGGATGCGATTGGGAAAGGCGCCAGTTTCAGATAGCTGTTTCAAGTCAAG GATTCAAAAATGTAATGACATTCCTCTAGGCCGCACAGTTTGCACCAGATGGTACGTGGTCTACGGAGATTTCAGATACTGCTGCCCTCTGGAAGACAGGTTGCCTGTTCTAGAAACAGCCGAAAATAAAATACGTTGCAGATGTGATACTCCCTAG
- the LOC137658093 gene encoding uncharacterized protein isoform X1, translating into MMAQALLIVLVIVNFHSSFSLPEFINQGPLHVEHDSVSETDDHLDWKSVGEVVKVGDPVLLKDSLTDDDDGTSNEDSDNDESKANLSEGPTDLSDPIGISDDACAEVLNVINAAPLGLRQNLLNMNLDLPKARRGCFKSRNTECRTTENSLCNGPLYVIYEGYRFCCPTLKQPILERSGNHFRCSC; encoded by the exons ATG ATGGCTCAAGCGTTGCTGATCGTCCTGGTGATTGTAAATTTCCACTCGAGCTTTTCTCTCCCCGAATTCATAAACCAAGGACCTCTGCATGTGGAACATGACAGCGTCTCTGAAACCGATGATCATTTAGACTGGAAATCCGTTGGAGAGGTTGTCAAG GTTGGAGATCCAGTGCTATTAAAGGACAGCTTGACAGATGATGACGACGGTACTTCAAATGAAGATTCCGATAATGACGAGAGTAAAGCTAATCTGTCTGAGGGACCAACAGACTTGTCTGACCCCATTGGGATTTCAGACGATGCATGCGCCGAAGTATTAAATGTCATTAATGCAGCACCTTTAGGTCTAAGACAAAACTTACTGAACATGAACTTGGATCTTCCAAAGGCACGCCGTGGATGCTTCAAATCGAG GAATACGGAATGCAGGACTACAGAAAACTCTCTATGCAACGGGCCATTATATGTTATTTACGAAGGATACCGGTTTTGCTGCCCGACCTTGAAACAACCAATTCTTGAGAGGTCTGGAAATCATTTTAGATGTAGTTGTTAA